From the Azospirillum formosense genome, one window contains:
- a CDS encoding extracellular solute-binding protein has translation MMEFSRRRLLQTGGLVGTALVTGGLAGTAFSRIASAADDPLYAAAKKEGALTLYWGSYEQQTMEAIRDAFKAKYPGIEVNLLRQASQTVYTRLRMELQSGVHECDSLGTTNMLHYTELKKIGALAPFEPVDGVHIPDAFRNLDPDKMFHVGAISLTSINYAPGKVPSPPQSWQALLEDQWQGKITTGSPAFSGDVANWVVAIRRKYGDDFLRAFGKQKPKVGQSNVDTVTDILAGERVVGSGAPFSYTLTQKAAGNPIDVVAPSDDAILNLGVTGILAKAPHPNAARLFTNFLYSTEVSMILQKNFWPTLRKDVPWAEGRSLDQLKWTRNTGDDLGPEVAEGIAKWKELVR, from the coding sequence GCCTTCTCCAGACCGGCGGACTCGTCGGCACCGCCCTGGTGACCGGCGGTCTGGCCGGCACCGCCTTCTCGCGCATCGCGTCGGCGGCGGACGACCCGCTCTACGCCGCCGCGAAGAAGGAAGGCGCGCTGACCCTCTACTGGGGCTCCTACGAGCAGCAGACGATGGAGGCGATCCGAGACGCCTTCAAGGCGAAGTATCCGGGCATCGAGGTCAACCTGCTCCGCCAGGCCTCCCAGACCGTCTACACCCGCCTGCGCATGGAACTGCAGAGCGGCGTCCACGAGTGCGACTCGCTGGGCACCACCAACATGCTGCACTACACGGAGCTGAAGAAGATCGGCGCTCTGGCGCCCTTCGAGCCGGTGGACGGGGTGCACATCCCGGACGCCTTCCGCAACCTCGACCCCGACAAGATGTTCCATGTGGGCGCCATCAGCCTGACCAGCATCAACTACGCGCCGGGCAAGGTCCCGTCGCCGCCGCAGAGCTGGCAGGCGCTGCTGGAGGACCAGTGGCAGGGCAAGATCACCACCGGCAGCCCGGCCTTCTCCGGCGACGTGGCGAACTGGGTGGTCGCCATCCGCCGCAAGTACGGCGACGACTTCCTGCGCGCCTTCGGCAAGCAGAAGCCGAAGGTCGGCCAGTCCAACGTCGACACCGTCACCGACATCCTGGCCGGTGAGCGGGTCGTCGGCTCCGGCGCGCCCTTCAGCTACACGCTGACCCAGAAGGCCGCCGGCAACCCCATCGACGTGGTGGCGCCGTCCGACGACGCCATCCTGAACCTGGGCGTCACCGGCATCCTGGCGAAGGCCCCGCACCCGAACGCCGCCCGGCTGTTCACCAACTTCCTCTATTCCACGGAGGTGTCGATGATCCTCCAGAAGAATTTCTGGCCGACGCTGCGCAAGGACGTGCCCTGGGCGGAGGGGCGGTCGCTCGACCAGCTGAAGTGGACCCGCAACACGGGCGACGACCTGGGCCCGGAAGTCGCGGAAGGCATCGCCAAGTGGAAGGAACTGGTGCGCTGA
- a CDS encoding iron ABC transporter permease: protein MARVPLARTVVFGAVALLLFLLVVLPFGWVLKNSFHDDITGAWTLGNYARIFQSADLLEPLFNSLLLAVATAVIAVGIGVPLAWLVSRTDLPFRRTIRVLTLTAFVTPSFIGATGWILLAAPNSGWLNALWRSLAGAEAGPLLNIYSMTGAIFICGIYTVPYSFTMVSSALDEMAVELEDAAATLGSGTLRTMLSITIPLVTPAVIASFILSFIQGLTLFGVPAFLLTPTGIPVVTTKLAEFYQLFPPEIYMAAAYCMPLLLVTAMLFWMRRRILGRKQFVTISGKSRAGRRIALGAARWPAFGAALLLPLVSVFLPYAALLLVSLTRAWGQGLSWENLSLHWYWWALFGNSETHTAIVNSLLFSTLAATLCVMLGTVVAYLVERRMVFGASLFGAVATVPIIIPGIVMSVGFFAAYTRAPLNLYGTPLLLVAAFAATFLPIAYAHGGSILKGIGPELERAARSLGAGEGRTFLSITIPLMGGGLLSGWFLVFIPIIRELSVAVFLITPKTNVMTTLIYNAKDGGNYEAVCAMSVLLLLITLALVAAAGPLTRLTTVRRTSRKSGRKTAPAEGVLPT from the coding sequence ATGGCCCGCGTGCCGCTCGCCAGGACCGTGGTCTTCGGCGCCGTCGCCCTTCTTCTCTTCCTGCTGGTGGTCCTGCCCTTCGGCTGGGTTCTCAAGAACAGCTTCCACGACGACATCACCGGCGCCTGGACACTCGGCAACTACGCGCGGATCTTCCAATCGGCGGACCTGCTGGAGCCGCTGTTCAATTCGCTGCTGCTCGCCGTGGCGACCGCGGTGATCGCCGTCGGCATCGGCGTGCCGCTGGCCTGGCTGGTGTCGCGGACCGACCTGCCGTTCCGCCGCACCATCCGCGTGCTGACGCTGACCGCCTTCGTCACCCCGTCCTTCATCGGGGCGACCGGTTGGATTCTGCTGGCGGCCCCCAACTCCGGCTGGCTGAACGCGCTGTGGCGCTCGCTCGCCGGGGCGGAAGCGGGGCCGCTGCTGAACATCTACTCGATGACCGGGGCGATCTTCATCTGCGGCATCTACACCGTGCCCTACAGCTTCACCATGGTGTCGAGCGCGCTCGACGAGATGGCCGTGGAGCTTGAGGACGCCGCCGCCACGCTGGGCTCCGGCACGCTGCGCACCATGCTCAGCATCACCATCCCGCTGGTCACCCCGGCGGTGATCGCCAGCTTCATCCTGTCCTTCATCCAGGGGCTGACGCTGTTCGGCGTGCCGGCCTTCCTGCTGACGCCGACCGGCATCCCGGTGGTGACGACCAAGCTGGCCGAGTTCTACCAGCTCTTCCCGCCGGAAATTTACATGGCGGCCGCCTACTGCATGCCGCTGCTGCTGGTCACCGCCATGCTGTTCTGGATGCGCCGCCGCATCCTGGGCCGCAAGCAGTTCGTCACCATCTCCGGCAAGAGCCGGGCGGGGCGGCGGATCGCGCTGGGCGCCGCCCGCTGGCCGGCCTTCGGTGCGGCGCTGCTGCTGCCGCTGGTGTCGGTGTTCCTGCCCTACGCGGCGCTGCTGCTGGTCTCGCTGACCCGCGCCTGGGGCCAGGGCCTGTCGTGGGAGAACCTGTCGCTGCACTGGTACTGGTGGGCGCTGTTCGGCAACTCCGAGACGCACACCGCCATCGTCAACTCGCTGCTGTTCTCGACGCTCGCCGCGACGCTGTGCGTGATGCTCGGCACCGTGGTCGCCTACCTCGTGGAGCGGCGGATGGTCTTCGGCGCCAGCCTGTTCGGCGCGGTGGCGACCGTCCCCATCATCATCCCCGGCATCGTCATGTCGGTCGGCTTCTTCGCCGCCTACACGCGGGCGCCGCTGAACCTCTACGGCACACCGCTTCTCTTGGTGGCGGCCTTCGCGGCGACCTTCCTGCCCATCGCCTACGCCCACGGCGGGTCGATCCTCAAGGGCATCGGGCCGGAGCTGGAGCGCGCCGCCCGCAGCCTGGGCGCGGGCGAGGGACGGACCTTCCTGTCCATCACCATCCCGCTGATGGGCGGCGGGCTGCTGTCGGGCTGGTTCCTGGTTTTCATCCCGATCATCCGGGAGCTGTCGGTGGCGGTCTTCCTCATCACGCCCAAGACCAACGTGATGACCACGCTCATCTACAACGCCAAGGACGGCGGCAATTACGAGGCCGTCTGCGCCATGAGCGTCCTTCTCCTCCTCATCACGCTGGCGCTGGTGGCCGCCGCCGGTCCCCTGACGCGCCTGACCACCGTGCGCCGCACCTCTCGCAAATCCGGTCGCAAAACCGCCCCGGCGGAAGGAGTTCTCCCCACATGA
- a CDS encoding ABC transporter ATP-binding protein: MSGIRIKNLRKSFGTYTALHGIDLQVPNGTLLALLGPSGCGKSTTLQLLAGFEAPTEGEIWADDVLLSSARGVLPPEKRGISLVFQNYAVWPHKTVAENVAFGLAIRRLPKAEIAERLDRTLRTVRLEALRDRYPSELSGGQQQRVALARALAVEPRILLLDEPLSNLDAHLREEMRFEIRQVHDLLGLTTVYVTHDQSEALVTADRIAVMKSGHLQQLGSPEDIFERPSNAFVATFIGANNELAGTSEGNGAIRVGNHVLTAPDRSGAAHGGTVSLCVRPSQVRLFGAEETGLPAEGCNVLTGTVQRSAYLGEYRDVLVDLGGGRTLRAFIPPAQSFAPGSVVTALLPIGSCQILGPAA, from the coding sequence ATGAGCGGGATCCGCATCAAGAACCTCCGCAAGTCCTTCGGCACCTACACCGCGCTGCACGGAATCGACCTGCAGGTTCCCAACGGCACGCTGCTGGCCCTGCTCGGCCCGTCGGGCTGCGGCAAGTCCACGACGCTCCAACTCCTCGCCGGGTTCGAGGCGCCGACGGAGGGGGAGATCTGGGCCGACGACGTGCTGCTGTCCTCGGCGCGCGGGGTGCTGCCGCCGGAGAAGCGCGGCATCTCCCTGGTCTTCCAGAACTACGCGGTGTGGCCACACAAGACGGTGGCGGAGAATGTGGCCTTCGGCCTCGCCATCCGCCGCCTGCCCAAGGCGGAGATCGCCGAGCGGCTGGACCGCACGCTGCGCACCGTCCGGCTGGAGGCGCTGCGCGACCGCTACCCGTCGGAGCTGTCGGGCGGCCAGCAGCAGCGCGTCGCGCTGGCCCGTGCGCTGGCGGTGGAGCCGCGCATCCTCCTGCTCGACGAGCCGCTGTCCAACCTCGACGCCCATCTGCGCGAGGAGATGCGGTTCGAGATCCGGCAGGTCCACGACCTGCTGGGCCTGACCACCGTCTACGTCACCCACGACCAGTCGGAGGCGCTGGTCACCGCCGACCGCATCGCCGTCATGAAGTCGGGCCACCTCCAGCAGCTCGGTTCGCCGGAGGACATCTTCGAGCGGCCGTCCAACGCCTTCGTCGCCACCTTCATCGGTGCCAACAACGAGTTGGCCGGGACCAGCGAGGGCAACGGCGCCATCCGCGTCGGCAACCATGTGCTGACGGCGCCCGACCGCAGCGGCGCGGCGCATGGCGGGACGGTGTCGCTGTGCGTGCGCCCCTCCCAGGTCCGGCTGTTCGGCGCCGAGGAGACGGGGTTGCCCGCCGAGGGCTGCAACGTGCTGACCGGTACGGTCCAGCGCTCCGCCTATCTCGGCGAGTACCGCGACGTTCTGGTGGATCTGGGGGGCGGGCGGACGCTGCGCGCCTTCATCCCGCCCGCGCAGAGCTTCGCTCCGGGCAGCGTGGTGACGGCGCTTCTTCCCATCGGCTCCTGCCAGATCCTCGGGCCGGCGGCCTGA
- a CDS encoding enoyl-CoA hydratase, translating into MTIATTGEAEALPEILTERRGAVQWVIFNRPKARNAITPWMEDRLIEICREVDADPAVKALVLTGAAGDKPAFMAGADLSCLQSVKTPEDYTILEDRAEAAAMALEAVRVPTIAALAGACVGEGALLAACCDVRIATPSVRFGFPIARTVGNCLSIKNLARLAAILGTARTKEMIFSARLLTAEELSGAGALRGVVAEDDLAEQTQELAEELAGLAPLTLWTTREALRRWRDHGLPADGDADLLRLCYLSADYQEGIAAFLEKRRPVWVGR; encoded by the coding sequence ATGACCATCGCCACGACCGGCGAGGCCGAAGCCTTGCCCGAAATCCTGACCGAGCGGCGCGGCGCCGTCCAGTGGGTGATCTTCAACCGGCCCAAGGCGCGCAACGCCATCACCCCGTGGATGGAGGACCGGCTGATCGAAATCTGCCGGGAGGTCGACGCGGACCCGGCGGTGAAGGCCCTGGTGCTGACCGGTGCCGCCGGCGACAAGCCCGCCTTCATGGCCGGCGCCGACCTGTCCTGCCTGCAGAGCGTCAAGACGCCGGAGGACTACACGATCCTGGAGGATCGCGCGGAAGCCGCGGCGATGGCGCTGGAAGCGGTGCGCGTTCCCACCATCGCCGCCCTGGCCGGCGCCTGCGTGGGGGAGGGGGCGCTGCTCGCCGCCTGTTGCGACGTGCGCATCGCAACGCCGTCGGTGCGCTTCGGCTTCCCCATCGCCCGCACGGTCGGCAACTGCCTGAGCATCAAGAACCTCGCCCGGCTGGCGGCCATCCTCGGCACCGCGCGGACCAAGGAGATGATCTTCAGCGCCCGCCTGCTGACCGCCGAAGAGCTGTCCGGCGCCGGCGCCCTGCGCGGCGTCGTTGCGGAGGACGACCTCGCCGAGCAGACCCAGGAGTTGGCCGAGGAACTGGCGGGCCTCGCCCCGCTGACCCTGTGGACGACGCGCGAGGCGTTGCGGCGCTGGCGCGACCATGGGCTGCCGGCGGACGGCGACGCCGACCTGCTGCGCCTCTGCTACCTCTCCGCCGACTATCAGGAGGGCATCGCGGCCTTCCTGGAGAAGCGCCGCCCGGTCTGGGTGGGGCGGTAG